The Aspergillus flavus chromosome 2, complete sequence region ATACGATCTGTGGTCCGTCCTTGTCATTAGCCTTTCATCAAAATGGACCCCTCATCTCCGCAACACCCCTCTCAGGACTCCCCGAGACCGACCCAGAATTTGTCCGCCGGTTCGCGGGCGAGTCTGAGCCATCGACCCGCCAGTCGGAAGCAAAGCTCAGACTCTACATCCAATAATAAGAATGCTCCCATTCCAGATGATGAACATGGGGCGGATATGCCCCTGACCATGTCCGCTTCGGTGGTGTTAACCAGCCTACCGCGTGATGCCCATCAAGCGCTGGCAGATGCCGAGGCCGTTGATAAGGGGAAAGGTAAGCGTAGACCAGTTGATAAACATAATTCTCTTTCTGTAAACAATAATCTTATGATATTTGGTCCTTCCTGTCTTTTTGTAATTTCTACCTTCCGCTATACCTAGGCCTTATAAACGAGTTTTGCCACTTCTAACACTCTTAATAGTTACAGTCCGCTTCCAACCTCTGGCTTCAGCGCCCATACTGAAAAACAAGGTTTTCAAAATCAGTGCCTCCCAGAAATTTGAGACTGTCGTCAAGTTCCTCagaaagaaattagattGCAAAGAGACGGATTCTGTTTTCTGTTATGTCAATAGCGTCTTTGCGCCGGGGCTGGATGAGGGTGTCGGGGGCTTGTGGAGAGTAAGTATACGAtgttctttgctttgaatCGTGATTTTTACCTGCGATATCTTTGCTGTTGGATTAACTTGGTTTGTATAGTGCTTTAAGGTTGATGATCAATTGATTGTCTCATACTCCATGACGCCTGCGTTTGGGTGACGACTTATGATGGCCCTTACCAATATATTGGATTACAGATATATCCAATCCAACGAACAAAATGATGCAAAGGAAAGCTGGCTGGTATTGAGGCTCTTCAAAGATTGAGCGAGAACATAGAGAACAGCCAGCTGGGTTCTCCCACAACCAAACAATCATGACAATATTGATGAGGTATCACTAAAACCATGCCGGACATGAGAAATGCAAGCTAGCATGCTTCAACATGAGGAACAAATGCGAGAACATAATCCAAAAGTagacgagaaggaagataGGATCATGGTTTACTGATCCAGCTTGTCAACCACTTTTTCAAACTCCGCCAGCTCCTCCTTGGGGATGGGATAAGTGTACTCTTCCGAAGGGTACACCCGGGATTTCACTTCCTCACGATATTGCTGGATACCTTTAAATGCTTCACCCCAGACGTCGGCGTACCTTTTAACGAACTTGGGAAGGAATCGGCCAGGAGGGAAATTGCCGGTCATGTCAATCTGAACAAGAACCTGTCCGGAGCAGCCATTGCCGGCACCAATGCCAATTGTTGGGACGCGAAGCTTCTTTGTAATAATTGCAGCAATTTCAGCAGGCACAGCCTCTAGAACCATCATGAAAGCGCCTGCTTCCTGCACAGCCATGGCATCTTTCAGCAGTTTGAGAGCCCCGGCGGTAGATTTTCCTTGAACTCTGAAACCTCCAAGTGCATTCTGGCGTTGAGGAGTGAGACCAATGTGACCGACAACAGGGATTCCAGCCTGCGTGATGCGTTTGATCGTCGGCGCCATCTCCGCACCCCCTTCAAGTTTGATACCCTGCATACGCCCCTCCTTAATAATCCGAATAGCCGATTGAAGACCCTGCTCTGGCGACACCTCATAAGAGCCCATGGGAAGATCAGCAATCTGTAGAGTCACACAACCGTCAGTCGATAGCCAAGCCTTAGTGGGAATATCCCAAACCACGAACCGTAAAAGCACTCTTAGAAGCCCGCGCCACGCTCCTGCAATGCAGCAGCATCTCTTCCATAACCACCTCACTAGTATCCTCCATACCCAGTGCTACCATAGCCAAGCTATCCCCAACCAAAATCATCTCCATTCCAGCAGCCTCCGCAATATGCCCACTCGGAAAATCATGGGCAGTAAGCATGGTGATCGGCTCTCCTTTCTTGTGTAGATTCCGTAATGTCTGCAAAGTCACCTTCTTCCTGGGATTCGTCGTCGTAGCCCCCATCGGCGAATGAGAACTGTGTCGAACTGAATGTGCACATTGCGCCGGCCCACGACTTATCGAACTGTTCACAACGGCTAAAAAAGGCTTAATCATAGAAATATGCGTTGAGCGAGATACAATACTCCTAGAGACAGACCGCAACGGCAGCATCAATTGAGCTGCAGCTCTAGAAGACGCCATGGTAGCAAGTAATATTTGTACAAGCAAAAACCGATGTGTCAATTGAAGACGGAAGACAGACACAGGGGCGGAGGTCCAAGATCGAGGTTGTTTCACAAGAGGCAAAAAACCCAAGGATCCAAAAGCGGCAAAGTCAAAGCCAATTGAGTGTATGAGAGGACTGAACGGAAGAAGAGTGGCGTCACTACCCGTTAGAAGGgttactataaaaaaacaaTGAAATTTGCCTCCACTCTATGTATGGCGTAtcatgtatgtactactGTACTGGAAAGTAGCAGATCAATGATCAATTAGAGTCATGAAAAGGCTTCAATGTGAATGTTTACATCCCTCTACAGCGGTCCCTTTCACCGAGGTTCGCagtttatataaagacaGACGTGCTGGTTTATGCAGCGTAGTCCGCAGAATCCCCAGATTTGTTCCTTTCTGCCGGATGTTAGGGCTACGGTTAAGTTTTCGTTGGGTCTTTATCAAGCTCGGTGACGTATTCTCAGTGCCGATTGGTTGGTGACGTGCAGACTCCGTTTGTTCTTCCGCCGGACAATCAACTTCTTCCGGGCCGAGCTTCACGGGAGGCCGAGGCTGTTCGGATAGGGTTTTGATGTTATGTGATCTTCGAACTACAAAATGTACGCAAGTCTTAAGATATCAACTTGAATAGAATGTAATTTTATTCATGGACCTGAGGACCACATAAGTCCAACATTATTGGTCCGGTCTAGCTTGGTCGAGCGCTAAATAGAAGTATTAGGCTATGCCAGCTAACAATACTCACGAGAAAGGAAAACTCCACCCCAACCCAGGGCATTCGAGCCTTAAGTCATGCAACCCTATGAACACATCCACCCATGAGTTTAATCAACAAAcgaacaaaggaaaagggtGTATAGAGAAGAGGGTTCGAAAAATTAATGAACCAAATGAATACCAATGCAATATTTCCTTTCGAGACAGCATAAGGTCTCTCAATGCGATACATGTACTGAATGGTGAATGCtttcaaaaagaaactcCGTGTCACCTATCACCACGCCAGTCACTCccgtagaaaagaaattttgttttctttttttttgtttttcctttgtttacCCCTTGTTGTCATGGTTTCCAGAAGGGTAGCTGGCAAGGCCGTTAGCTGTCGTTCGTCATCAAGTCCATAGGACGACAAGGATAATGCAGGCGACAATCAAGGACGCCGGCCAAGTGAATAATGCAATCGACAATAAGGTACAGTAGGCAGAAAGTTGAAGAAAAATGCTgatagagaaagaaacccaGTATAGGTGTAAAAATGGAGAATGAGTGACGTGGAGCCAAGGGCAGCCAAAGGCAATCGCTACCCCCAAGAGCAAGGATACGAGGGCAAATTGCATATACGCCACTACTACCGAGACTCGACCTTCCAAGCCCGCACGGGGATTTCCGCATAATCATCATTATTGAGTGTCACAGAACCAAGATAAGAATGCAAGAAGCGGATTGAACGTGGCCGAGTACCCAGCAGGGTTGCTTTGTACGCATACTTCGTTTCGGTCTGAAGAAGCCTGAGCACAGTGAATATTATGCTAAACGTACTCATATTCATCCTTGACTGGGCGTTGTAGCTGGAAGAGTAGCGAGTCTAGTTCTGCCCAGTTTGCGCTGTTGGTCGCGAACTTGCGGTGTTTTCTTGTCATAACATGCTGCAACAGAAGTTAATACCTTGCTTCCATTCACCCTCTATATTAGCGGCTCACCTCTTCGAAATCGTCAAACTTATCCCTGCAATTTTCACAATAGCCTGGTTTCGggtctctccttctctccttcttcttttgacAGGTACCTTTTCGTATGCTGTTTCGCCGTTTTCCAGCATCATTGCTCTCCGATTGGGTGGTTTCCTCTTCAATGACGTTCCCGAGCTTCTCAGGCGGGTCTAACCTGCTCTGCCGATTGCCTTGactcttcgtcatcttcagcgCCGCTGTAGCATCTGTAGCCCGGTACGATGAAGGGCCCGTGCCAGTAGAGTATCCCCCATTGCTCTTTTCGAGGACTTTTCTCTTTAGCTCATGGACCTCTTTGCTTATGCCAGCTTTTGCACCAGGCGCCGCGGCAGTAGAGGACACCATCTGGGAACGGATAGCAGAAGTGATGTTCGATGGTTGCATACCTGACGCCGCGGGTTCGCGACCACCAGTATAGAATCGCTCGCCACAATTGAGTTGCGGAGGAACAAAGCTTTCAGAGCTTTTCTTCGGGGATAACGGTCGGGTTGGCTGCATCTCCTGTAATTCTGGCTGTCTACGCTGAGATacagcctcctcatcaacaTCTTGAGGGCTATACTCTTTTTTAGGTGCGCGATCAGCTGCTTTCTCAATGGCATATTCGGGAACATTTGTTCTTGGAACCTGAGCCTCTTGGGTAGGGGCAGCCTTTGAAGcagcctttttcttctcttgttgacgCGCCCGCTGCCTTTCCAACTCCTTCTTTGTAGGAGGTTCATCGATAAAGGGACATTTCCCCAGCGGTGCACTTCTGAATTGTGGCCAAATACCGTCTTGTCGTCTTACAACTTTCGGGTACTCGCGAACCATAACAGGCCTGGTCTTCTCATCCATGTCATGAACATAGACAAATGGGCCTTTGAACATGACCAAATCCTTCAATACAGAGAGGGGGTTACGGTCAGAAGAGCCGTTAAGCTCATTCTGAAGAACTTGTGAAAGGTCTGCCTCGCCTCTACCCCTAGAATGCCCACCGCCGACATGGCTGTTTCGGGTCGAATGGCCACTATGGCCACCAATGTCACCATCATTGATCGTGGCGATCATCCGTTGAAGTTTCTCAATAGCCCATATTTTCATTCCCATCTGACGAGCCCTATATAAGACATCCATATTGCTCTGCTCACGCCGCACGTCATTCTTGAGTGACATATGTAGGTGCCCATCAGGATTTTTCTCAAGTAATGACGGGTTAACCGTCTGCAGAGTGCCATCTGCAGCAGCTTGGTCGACCGATTCCGTATTGACCTCCGCCGGGCTCGCCACGTCGGTTTCCGGAGGGATAGGGCGCGACGTGACAACATGTGTTACTAAACGCGAGAAGAATTTCTCCTCATGCTACGTACTCTTGTTAGCATTATGAAAACAACCGTAGACAAGGTGATTGGGTCCAGTGACGGCCTTAGGACATTCCCTCTCGTGAGTGTAGTCCAATGCCTAGCCACTATGCCCGGGGAACATCCTAAATCGACTTACAGCTCCCAATGCAAGAACTTGTCGCGAGCATTTGCTGCGCAGATCCTCTGGAATACTGTCGAAATAGAAGACGAACTGGGGGAAAGCCTTCCGATAATGCCTCTGCCATTGCCGTATAGAATCGATGGTTTCCGCCGATGGTCTTTCATGTCTAGTCCCTCTAAGCTGGGATTGTCTTTCTTTATCCCTCACAGCGACCAGTTTCTTCTCAAAAGCACTTGGCTGGGCATTATTCGTACGACGTGTGAAGAGCTTGGAGTCTGCGTTCTGGAAAGTAGCAGGTCTGGTACGGGTTGGTGACCGACTGTCGCCTTCTGCCCCGTCAATCACTTGCTTTTTGGGCGGTGGCTGGCCGTAAGGGATATCGACGGGTGCATTTGTGGTTCGAGGGCGTTTGGCAGGCACGAGGCCTGCCCTATGGGGGGAGTTAGTAGCATTCGGCACGTTTGCGAGTGGTCGGCGAGTCGACATGTTCAGGGAGGTCCGAGGTGAAGGGGGTATGAATACTGCTGCCATATGGTAACAATACACAAAGCAGAGTAATAGTTGGTTAGCTGTTGGTGAAGACGCCTGCAAAAGAGGGGTACTCCAGGCCGAGCACGCGATGTACTACACGTCTCGAAGGTTAAATCACAAAGACGCCATTGTTCACACGCGATAAGTTGGCAATGAGGTAGGGAGCGTGGTAGTTAAAGGTCAAGACAAGACGCAGACCTGTTTCCTCTGAGAGGAGGTGACTGACAGGTATAGTCAGGTCAAAGGGACATGGGAGAGTGGAGTGGAGGTTCGAGGTGAAAAGAGGCTGTAAGTGATGGAAGTGGAAGAAGACTAAGCGTGTCAGGGAGAGTTAGTGGAGCCCGTACGGTACGGGCAGTTTGTTTTGGCTTTGCGGGAAGTGCGCCGGACAACAACCAACACTGGCGTCGCGCGAGGCATCACCCAAGTACTAGTACGACCCAGTATTCGCATCTATTCAATTTTCATTTATACAAAACAGAACATTCTCCAGTCCTCTTCTTAACGCGCTCTTTCTCAAAGATTATATTCTTCTGCCTCTCTCAAACCCGAAACAAATACATACCATTGTCTCTGATTTTGTCTCAACGAACTTACGATCTGAAGTGGTGATCTCATTCCTTTGTGTTGTTCGACGTATCACATCGTAATCTTTCGGAGGGGTTTCGAACCTTACCTCTAGAACCATTTTGACGATCCCCGCCCAGTTCTTCTGCTCAAATATATGCATGTAATCTACTCCGCACCATCACTTCAACGGAGACATCGCCTGTAGATACCATTTTCTTCTCGGTAGGGCGAGGCAACTGCAGGAGTGCTGTCAGCCATGTCCGCACATTATCATCCCATGACGATAGAAACCTGTTCCTGAACAACGGGGTCTCGCTAAAGGGGCTCCGTTGAAATATATTGGCACACCTTGATCATGAGCTTTTGGATGTGGTCTTCGAGGGAGGTGGTCACAGTTCTATTGTCCTCAGGACCAGTGACTTCAGAGGCTAAACACCGTGGCCGCTTGTCATAAAGAAGGTCATCTctgaatatatatctttccaACTCAGGTTTTCAGTCCCACGTTTTCAGTAGAAGAGAGGACGGTTTCGGATAAGAAACCAATTGATCTGTCCAGTAGCTCATATGTTGCAAAACCGGCTTTATGGGCTGCGCAACCAACGATTCATCTGGACAAAATCTCTCCAGCGTTCTTCATTAGCTGCGGCTATATACTCAGTCAAGGGAGACACATACCAGGACGGGCAGATCATCCCGGCATTGACTTTAGCATTTATGTAATTCTCGGCATATTTCTGTGGCGATAGATGAACTAAGATTTGGGGTCGTCTTGTGTGAACTGTCTCATCCCCTATAGGATATCCTTTGTCAAGGGTGGGAAGAGCCGACTCAGTAAACCACATTTCATTGAGGTGCAGGACACCATTCTAAACGCAGTCCTCGTGACCCTGCTTCGAGGGGGGTTGAGAAAGAGTCTGAGAAGATCTGGCTTACTTCTCCTTCTAGTAACTAGCATTAATATCTCCCAATCGACTGACGTTGTGCGTGCATTGCCAAACATAAGGTATGCCCAGTTAATGACGCAGTCAATTTCTTGTTCTCAGAACTATAAAATTGGTACATTAGCCTGGTATCAAGTAACATTAGAAGAAATATTGGTCGATTCATACAAAACTCGAGTTTTGTATTGGAGATCTCTTCTGCTAtggtgaagttgaagacCTTCTGCCCATATGCGGACTGGACATACATAGTTTATAACCTGGATCAAAACGAGGTTCTCAAAATTGAAAGAACCCTGGCCGCCTGGGTCTCATATATTCCGCGATACAGCTGAATCCGGAATCCATAATAGATTAGTCCTATTTTTTAGAGATTGTTTTGGCCGCTCTATTATGATATATTCAATAGCGCTTCAGGGGTTACGTCGGAGAAAGTCTAGATAATTTTTAGGATAATTATTGAGGGCTACAAGCTGAGCCAGATGATATCATGGCATTCAAGTGAATACAAATTTTAGCTAGCGGCCGCGCGGGGAGCTgatatttagataatagtaCATTCATATACAGTGGGTATCTATCTCGTGCACTCCTTGCTTTATCCTCGAAGAGCCTCGATATCGTCGACCTACAGCATGCAATGTTAGCTCGTTGTGCATAGGATTCGCATTTGTCCAGCAATTCAATCCATAAGGAGGCACAAACACAGAATTCTTGATAGAGACAAGGGATCTTACCTCTTTAACTGCCTCGGTAGTTAACACAATAGGACTGTCGTCCCCAACGCACACGCTATCTTCAATACGGATTCCAATGCCCCGGAACTTTTCCGGCCATCGGTCACTGTCCGGGACGTAGATACCGCTTGGTTGTATTAGCTTAAAGACTAAAGAGGACAGTTGCTTGGGTCATGACTTACGGCTCCACAGTAATGCATTGTCCCGCCTTCAAATTATACCCTCGAGAATAACCGGGGCAATCATGGACGTCCAGTCCTACGTAGTGACCCAAATGATGAGGGAACAAGACGCCCATCGCCTATGGACGTCAATATCGATGTTAGGTgaaacaaaagcaaagggtGATCTTACATTCCCTGAAACATCAAAACCGAGCTGTTGGAGTTGATCTCGAAGGCCATTTTCTGCGATTGTGTGCAATTTGTCCAAGGAAACGTTTGCACTCTCCCTGCAAAGGGACACGCAGGTGCGTTGCACATTTAAAACTGCATTGTATAAGTCCCGCTGAGGGTCGGAGAATTTGCCATTAACGGGCCAAGTCCTCGTGATGTCAGAGACGTAAGTGCCCGTTTCCTATCAAGTGGTAAGTAGGGGTAGCAGTCCACAGGAACTTTCATGCACGTACTCCACCCCCATCGACCAATACCATATCTCCATCCCTGAATGATCATATATTAGCCTAAATTTTGATTGCCGAAAGATGAAGATTCAGTACCTCAAGACGTCATCATTCCTCGTGTAATGGATGCTCAAAGCATTCTGTGACGTGTTAGCCTCTGTTCGGTTTAGTTGTAATACAACACATACAGAACCGCCCGCAACAACAGGCACAAAGGCACTTGTGTCGCAGCCCTTCACTTTGAAATTATATTCCAGAAAGGACATCAAATCCTTCTCTTTAGTGAATGTCTGTCGCATGGATTCAGTGAAAGCTCTTCCCGAAGCTTGCCCTACTCGACGCATTTGCACGACCTCGTCCTCGCTCTTGAACACCCTCATGTCATTCAAGATGTGTCGTAAAGGCCTGACCTTACTATGGTCCACgaccttcttcagctgttcAGATGTGCCGGTG contains the following coding sequences:
- a CDS encoding ubiquitin-like protein Atg12, producing the protein VTVRFQPLASAPILKNKVFKISASQKFETVVKFLRKKLDCKETDSVFCYVNSVFAPGLDEGVGGLWRCFKVDDQLIVSYSMTPAFG
- a CDS encoding ketopantoate hydroxymethyltransferase (3-methyl-2-oxobutanoate hydroxymethyltransferase PanB); translated protein: MASSRAAAQLMLPLRSVSRSIVSRSTHISMIKPFLAVVNSSISRGPAQCAHSVRHSSHSPMGATTTNPRKKVTLQTLRNLHKKGEPITMLTAHDFPSGHIAEAAGMEMILVGDSLAMVALGMEDTSEVVMEEMLLHCRSVARASKSAFTIADLPMGSYEVSPEQGLQSAIRIIKEGRMQGIKLEGGAEMAPTIKRITQAGIPVVGHIGLTPQRQNALGGFRVQGKSTAGALKLLKDAMAVQEAGAFMMVLEAVPAEIAAIITKKLRVPTIGIGAGNGCSGQVLVQIDMTGNFPPGRFLPKFVKRYADVWGEAFKGIQQYREEVKSRVYPSEEYTYPIPKEELAEFEKVVDKLDQ
- a CDS encoding protein kinase essential for the initiation of DNA replication (G1/S regulator NimO), with the translated sequence MAAVFIPPSPRTSLNMSTRRPLANVPNATNSPHRAGLVPAKRPRTTNAPVDIPYGQPPPKKQVIDGAEGDSRSPTRTRPATFQNADSKLFTRRTNNAQPSAFEKKLVAVRDKERQSQLRGTRHERPSAETIDSIRQWQRHYRKAFPQFVFYFDSIPEDLRSKCSRQVLALGAHEEKFFSRLVTHVVTSRPIPPETDVASPAEVNTESVDQAAADGTLQTVNPSLLEKNPDGHLHMSLKNDVRREQSNMDVLYRARQMGMKIWAIEKLQRMIATINDGDIGGHSGHSTRNSHVGGGHSRGRGEADLSQVLQNELNGSSDRNPLSVLKDLVMFKGPFVYVHDMDEKTRPVMVREYPKVVRRQDGIWPQFRSAPLGKCPFIDEPPTKKELERQRARQQEKKKAASKAAPTQEAQVPRTNVPEYAIEKAADRAPKKEYSPQDVDEEAVSQRRQPELQEMQPTRPLSPKKSSESFVPPQLNCGERFYTGGREPAASGMQPSNITSAIRSQMVSSTAAAPGAKAGISKEVHELKRKVLEKSNGGYSTGTGPSSYRATDATAALKMTKSQGNRQSRLDPPEKLGNVIEEETTQSESNDAGKRRNSIRKGTCQKKKERRRDPKPGYCENCRDKFDDFEEHVMTRKHRKFATNSANWAELDSLLFQLQRPVKDEYEYV
- a CDS encoding putative Xaa-Pro aminopeptidase, producing the protein MSTCKLLTRQWPRYLRCPTSRISVTSFNRTAFQTRPALRRAYGSISAAELKFGQPLHETHPHILNPGELTPGITALEYAHRRSRLANRLPKHAIAVLSAAEVTYRASGIFNEYRQDSNFFYLTGFNEPNALAIIANDGSGDNHIFHLYVREKDPKAELWDGARSGTRAAIDVFNADETGDIERIGDILPRILSDATEIYTDIPAFNPGRSSLHRYLYGPTGTSEQLKKVVDHSKVRPLRHILNDMRVFKSEDEVVQMRRVGQASGRAFTESMRQTFTKEKDLMSFLEYNFKVKGCDTSAFVPVVAGGSNALSIHYTRNDDVLRDGDMVLVDGGGETGTYVSDITRTWPVNGKFSDPQRDLYNAVLNVQRTCVSLCRESANVSLDKLHTIAENGLRDQLQQLGFDVSGNAMGVLFPHHLGHYVGLDVHDCPGYSRGYNLKAGQCITVEPGIYVPDSDRWPEKFRGIGIRIEDSVCVGDDSPIVLTTEAVKEVDDIEALRG